Proteins encoded by one window of Burkholderia plantarii:
- a CDS encoding ABCB family ABC transporter ATP-binding protein/permease: MRRFPASSESAPAASGPRNDWQTIRSLLPYLTTYKGRVVLALTCLIGAKFANLGVPIVMKRIVDGLSSVQHLQALGRAEQSAPLVLAGGIGLLVVAYAVVRLSTSMFTELREILFAKVTESAVRQLALQVFRHLHGLSLRFHLDRQTGGMSRDIERGTRGIQQLISYSLYSILPTLIEVGLVLGFFVVKYDASYALITLAALAAYVVFTIKVTEWRTHFRRTMNELDSRANSRAVDSLINYETVKYFGNEDWEARRYDENLLRYRQAAIRSQRSLSLLNFGQQAIIGVGLVFILWRATQGVLAGRLTLGDLVLINTFMLQLYIPLNFLGIVYRELKQSLTDMDRMFALLGAPQEVADLPGAPALAVRGAQVRFAHVDFAYEPARQILHDVDFTIEAGTTTAVVGHSGSGKSTLSRLLFRFYDLDRAAGGAITIDGQDLRDVSQASLRAAIGIVPQDTVLFNDTIHYNIAYGRPSATRDEVIAAARAAHIHAFVESLPNGYDTTVGERGLKLSGGEKQRVAIARTILKNPPILVFDEATSALDSRSERAIQHELEQIARHRTTLVIAHRLSTVVHAAQIIVMDHGRIVERGTHEALVRAGGHYAQMWALQQRAATVGGGDEVGAGEAARGAATGAAAQT; the protein is encoded by the coding sequence ATGCGCCGCTTTCCCGCTTCCTCCGAGTCCGCCCCGGCCGCGTCCGGCCCCCGCAACGACTGGCAGACGATCCGCTCGCTGCTGCCTTACCTGACCACCTACAAGGGCCGCGTGGTGCTCGCGCTCACCTGCCTGATCGGCGCGAAGTTCGCCAATCTCGGCGTGCCGATCGTGATGAAGCGCATCGTCGACGGGCTTTCGTCGGTTCAGCACCTGCAGGCGCTGGGCCGCGCCGAACAGTCGGCGCCGCTGGTGCTGGCGGGCGGCATCGGGCTGCTGGTGGTGGCTTACGCGGTGGTGCGGCTGTCCACCTCGATGTTCACCGAACTGCGCGAGATCCTGTTCGCGAAGGTAACCGAGAGCGCGGTGCGCCAGCTCGCGCTGCAGGTGTTCCGGCATCTGCACGGGCTGTCGCTGCGCTTCCACCTGGACCGGCAGACCGGCGGCATGTCGCGCGACATCGAACGCGGCACGCGCGGCATCCAGCAGCTGATCTCGTATTCGCTCTACAGCATCCTGCCGACGCTGATCGAGGTCGGGCTCGTGCTCGGCTTCTTCGTGGTCAAGTACGACGCGTCCTACGCGCTGATCACGCTGGCCGCGCTGGCCGCCTACGTGGTGTTCACGATCAAGGTCACCGAATGGCGCACGCATTTCCGGCGCACCATGAACGAGCTCGATTCGCGCGCGAACTCGCGCGCCGTCGATTCGCTGATCAACTACGAGACGGTCAAGTATTTCGGCAACGAGGACTGGGAGGCGCGGCGCTACGACGAGAACCTGCTGCGCTACCGGCAGGCCGCGATCCGCTCGCAGCGCTCGCTGTCGCTGTTGAACTTCGGCCAGCAGGCGATCATCGGCGTGGGGCTGGTGTTCATCCTCTGGCGCGCGACGCAGGGCGTGCTGGCCGGGCGCCTGACGCTCGGCGACCTGGTGCTGATCAACACCTTCATGCTGCAGCTCTACATCCCGCTGAACTTCCTCGGCATCGTCTATCGCGAACTCAAGCAGAGCCTGACCGACATGGACCGCATGTTCGCGCTGCTCGGCGCGCCGCAGGAGGTGGCGGACCTGCCCGGCGCGCCGGCGCTCGCGGTGCGCGGCGCGCAGGTGCGTTTCGCGCACGTCGATTTCGCCTATGAGCCGGCGCGGCAGATCCTGCACGACGTCGATTTCACGATCGAGGCCGGCACCACCACGGCGGTGGTCGGCCACAGCGGCTCGGGCAAGTCCACGCTGTCGCGGCTGCTGTTCCGCTTCTACGATCTCGATCGCGCGGCGGGCGGCGCGATCACGATCGACGGCCAGGACCTGCGTGACGTCTCGCAGGCGTCGCTGCGCGCGGCGATCGGCATCGTGCCGCAGGACACCGTGCTGTTCAACGACACGATCCACTACAACATCGCCTACGGGCGGCCGAGCGCGACGCGCGACGAGGTGATCGCCGCGGCGCGCGCCGCGCACATCCACGCATTCGTCGAAAGCCTGCCGAACGGCTATGACACGACCGTCGGCGAGCGCGGGCTCAAGCTGTCGGGCGGCGAGAAGCAGCGCGTCGCGATCGCGCGCACGATCCTCAAGAATCCGCCGATCCTCGTGTTCGACGAGGCGACCTCGGCGCTCGATTCGCGTTCCGAGCGCGCGATCCAGCACGAACTCGAGCAGATCGCGCGGCACCGCACGACGCTCGTGATCGCGCACCGGCTGTCGACCGTGGTCCACGCGGCGCAGATCATCGTGATGGACCACGGCCGGATCGTCGAGCGCGGCACGCACGAGGCGCTGGTGCGCGCGGGCGGGCATTACGCGCAGATGTGGGCGCTGCAGCAGCGCGCGGCGACGGTGGGCGGCGGGGACGAGGTCGGGGCCGGCGAGGCGGCGCGCGGCGCGGCAACGGGCGCCGCGGCGCAAACGTAA
- a CDS encoding acyl-CoA thioesterase, with product MTDTPSQLPQQQPALRVVPQPSEANVHGDVFGGWIMSQVDIAGSIPASRRANGRVATIAVNSFLFKQPVFVGDLVSFYANIVKTGNTSVTVGVEVYAQRMGLAGEVVKVTEATLTYVATDSDRRPRALPPVAG from the coding sequence ATGACCGATACGCCGTCGCAACTCCCGCAGCAGCAGCCCGCGCTGCGCGTCGTCCCGCAACCGTCCGAAGCGAACGTTCACGGCGACGTGTTCGGCGGCTGGATCATGTCGCAGGTCGACATCGCCGGCTCGATCCCGGCCAGCCGGCGCGCCAACGGCCGCGTCGCGACGATCGCCGTCAATTCCTTCCTGTTCAAGCAGCCGGTGTTCGTCGGCGACCTGGTCAGCTTCTACGCGAACATCGTCAAGACCGGCAACACCTCGGTGACGGTCGGCGTCGAGGTCTATGCGCAGCGCATGGGCCTGGCCGGCGAGGTGGTCAAGGTGACCGAGGCGACACTGACCTACGTGGCGACCGACTCGGACCGCCGGCCGCGCGCGCTGCCGCCTGTCGCCGGCTGA